One Ictalurus furcatus strain D&B chromosome 21, Billie_1.0, whole genome shotgun sequence genomic region harbors:
- the nisch gene encoding nischarin isoform X9 gives MDCAAFTEQNTERSVCIVGSELVENYTVYIIEVKVGEHRWTVKHRYSDFYELHEKLTSEKKIDKHLLPPKKIIGKNSKTLVEKRQKELEVYLQTLLNRFPVAVPKVLSIFLHFQLYEINGIAATLAEDLYHTGEQLLVAGEVFLLRPLQLYAITQQLKLAKPNCSNGDAKADLGHILDFACRLKYLKIPGTIGVVGTSNIAEHSLPFDLSVFKSVLQIEINDCSSGQIRGLPALKPTLVTLSIHRSAASMKEILVPEAAEFAKWEPEGVDIDCAVTAIIPTWKILTTLDMSHNNIYCIDESVKLIPAVEFLDLGHNFLSLVENLQYLYNLVHLDLSYNKLTVLEGVHTKLGNIKTLNLAGNQLETLSGLSKLYSLVNLDLSGNRLAQLDEIKYIGMLPCLEKLSLATNPMCIIPDYRTKVLAQFCDRASEVCLDGTVTTEKELDTVEVLKAIQKAKEAKDRMANAEKK, from the exons ATGGACTGTGCGGCGTTTACGGagcaaaacacagaaagaaGTGTTTGTATCGTTGGGTCGGAACTAGTGGAGAACTACACG GTTTACATAATTGAGGTGAAGGTTGGGGAACACCGGTGGACTGTAAAGCATCGCTACAGTGACTTCTATGAACTGCATGAAAAG CTCACTTCGGAGAAGAAGATTGATAAACATCTGCTGCCTCCTAAGAAGATAATTGGTAAAAATTCCAAAACTCTTGTGGAAAAGAGGCAGAAGGAGCTGGAGGTGTATCTGCAAACTTTGCTCAACCGATTCCCTGTGGCTGTACCAAAGGTTTTATCCATCTTTCTACACTTCCAGTTGTAT GAAATCAATGGCATCGCTGCTACCCTTGCAGAAGACCTGTACCACACAG GTGAGCAGTTGTTAGTTGCTGGTGAGGTTTTCCTCCTGAGGCCACTGCAGCTCTATGCCATCACCCAGCAGCTGAAGCTGGCCAAACCCAACTGCTCCAATGGAGATGCCAAGGCAGATCTTGGCCATATACTGGACTTTGCCTGCAGACTCAAATATCTCAAG ATCCCTGGGACGATAGGAGTTGTGGGTACCAGCAATATTGCGGAGCACAGTCTACCGTTTGACCTTTCCGTCTTTAAATCCGTGCTCCAGATTGAG ataaatGATTGCAGTTCAGGACAAATACGGGGACTTCCTGCATTGAAGCCCACTCTGGTTACACTCAGTATTCATCGTTCAGCTGCGTCCATGAAG GAAATTTTAGTTCCCGAAGCTGCCGAGTTTGCCAAGTGGGAACCTGAAGGCGTGGACATCGACTGTGCAGTGACTGCAATCATTCCAACCTGGAAGATACTGACCACCCTGGACATGAGCCACAATAACATCTACTGCATTGACGAGTCTGTG AAATTGATTCCTGCAGTCGAATTCCTTGATCTTGGACACAATTTCCTGTCATTGGTGGAAAATCTCCAG TATCTATACAATCTAGTGCACTTGGACCTGTCCTATAACAAGCTTACAGTCCTTGAAGGTGTTCACACTAAACTGGGCAACATCAAGACGCTGAATTTGGCGGGGAATCAGCTTGAAACCCTTTCTGGTCTCAGTAAACTTTATTCTCTTGTGAACCTGGACTTGAGCGGTAACAGATTAGCACAG TTGGATGAAATAAAGTACATTGGAATGTTGCCCTGTTTGGAAAAACTCTCCCTTGCCACCAACCCCATGTGCATCATTCCTGACTACAGAACTAAAGTTCTGGCACAGTTCTGCGACCGAGCATCAGAG GTTTGTTTAGACGGCACAGTAACCACTGAGAAGGAGTTGGACACTGTCGAAGTGCTGAAAGCCATTCAGAAAGCCAAAGAAGCGAAAGACAGAATGGCAAACGCTGAAAAAAAG TGA
- the nisch gene encoding nischarin isoform X3: protein MDCAAFTEQNTERSVCIVGSELVENYTVYIIEVKVGEHRWTVKHRYSDFYELHEKLTSEKKIDKHLLPPKKIIGKNSKTLVEKRQKELEVYLQTLLNRFPVAVPKVLSIFLHFQLYEINGIAATLAEDLYHTGEQLLVAGEVFLLRPLQLYAITQQLKLAKPNCSNGDAKADLGHILDFACRLKYLKIPGTIGVVGTSNIAEHSLPFDLSVFKSVLQIEINDCSSGQIRGLPALKPTLVTLSIHRSAASMKEILVPEAAEFAKWEPEGVDIDCAVTAIIPTWKILTTLDMSHNNIYCIDESVKLIPAVEFLDLGHNFLSLVENLQYLYNLVHLDLSYNKLTVLEGVHTKLGNIKTLNLAGNQLETLSGLSKLYSLVNLDLSGNRLAQLDEIKYIGMLPCLEKLSLATNPMCIIPDYRTKVLAQFCDRASEVCLDGTVTTEKELDTVEVLKAIQKAKEAKDRMANAEKKISDVPRQTDAGLNPSSSSSVAAPQSSYSSSSSSSSSSPLHCASSSQEIACKDDSFLTKEILTHVDSTPTQRCCNNYPTVCEVTPQLWLSTQGWTRMGKCAA from the exons ATGGACTGTGCGGCGTTTACGGagcaaaacacagaaagaaGTGTTTGTATCGTTGGGTCGGAACTAGTGGAGAACTACACG GTTTACATAATTGAGGTGAAGGTTGGGGAACACCGGTGGACTGTAAAGCATCGCTACAGTGACTTCTATGAACTGCATGAAAAG CTCACTTCGGAGAAGAAGATTGATAAACATCTGCTGCCTCCTAAGAAGATAATTGGTAAAAATTCCAAAACTCTTGTGGAAAAGAGGCAGAAGGAGCTGGAGGTGTATCTGCAAACTTTGCTCAACCGATTCCCTGTGGCTGTACCAAAGGTTTTATCCATCTTTCTACACTTCCAGTTGTAT GAAATCAATGGCATCGCTGCTACCCTTGCAGAAGACCTGTACCACACAG GTGAGCAGTTGTTAGTTGCTGGTGAGGTTTTCCTCCTGAGGCCACTGCAGCTCTATGCCATCACCCAGCAGCTGAAGCTGGCCAAACCCAACTGCTCCAATGGAGATGCCAAGGCAGATCTTGGCCATATACTGGACTTTGCCTGCAGACTCAAATATCTCAAG ATCCCTGGGACGATAGGAGTTGTGGGTACCAGCAATATTGCGGAGCACAGTCTACCGTTTGACCTTTCCGTCTTTAAATCCGTGCTCCAGATTGAG ataaatGATTGCAGTTCAGGACAAATACGGGGACTTCCTGCATTGAAGCCCACTCTGGTTACACTCAGTATTCATCGTTCAGCTGCGTCCATGAAG GAAATTTTAGTTCCCGAAGCTGCCGAGTTTGCCAAGTGGGAACCTGAAGGCGTGGACATCGACTGTGCAGTGACTGCAATCATTCCAACCTGGAAGATACTGACCACCCTGGACATGAGCCACAATAACATCTACTGCATTGACGAGTCTGTG AAATTGATTCCTGCAGTCGAATTCCTTGATCTTGGACACAATTTCCTGTCATTGGTGGAAAATCTCCAG TATCTATACAATCTAGTGCACTTGGACCTGTCCTATAACAAGCTTACAGTCCTTGAAGGTGTTCACACTAAACTGGGCAACATCAAGACGCTGAATTTGGCGGGGAATCAGCTTGAAACCCTTTCTGGTCTCAGTAAACTTTATTCTCTTGTGAACCTGGACTTGAGCGGTAACAGATTAGCACAG TTGGATGAAATAAAGTACATTGGAATGTTGCCCTGTTTGGAAAAACTCTCCCTTGCCACCAACCCCATGTGCATCATTCCTGACTACAGAACTAAAGTTCTGGCACAGTTCTGCGACCGAGCATCAGAG GTTTGTTTAGACGGCACAGTAACCACTGAGAAGGAGTTGGACACTGTCGAAGTGCTGAAAGCCATTCAGAAAGCCAAAGAAGCGAAAGACAGAATGGCAAACGCTGAAAAAAAG ATTAGTGATGTCCCCAGACAGACTGACGCAGGGCTGAATCCCTCATCGTCCAGCTCTGTCGCTGCACCACAGTCttcctattcttcttcttcttcttcttcttcttcttctccgcTCCACTGTGCCAGCTCCAGCCAAG AAATAGCTTGCAAAGATGACTCCTTTCTTACCAAAGAGATATTGACTCATGTGGATTCTACACCTACCCAGAGATGCTGTAATAACTATCCCACAGTCTGTGAGGTTACGCCTCAG ttgtGGTTAAGCACACAAGGGTGGACACGTATGGGCAAGTGTGCTGCTTAG
- the nisch gene encoding nischarin isoform X8 translates to MDCAAFTEQNTERSVCIVGSELVENYTVYIIEVKVGEHRWTVKHRYSDFYELHEKLTSEKKIDKHLLPPKKIIGKNSKTLVEKRQKELEVYLQTLLNRFPVAVPKVLSIFLHFQLYEINGIAATLAEDLYHTGEQLLVAGEVFLLRPLQLYAITQQLKLAKPNCSNGDAKADLGHILDFACRLKYLKIPGTIGVVGTSNIAEHSLPFDLSVFKSVLQIEINDCSSGQIRGLPALKPTLVTLSIHRSAASMKEILVPEAAEFAKWEPEGVDIDCAVTAIIPTWKILTTLDMSHNNIYCIDESVKLIPAVEFLDLGHNFLSLVENLQYLYNLVHLDLSYNKLTVLEGVHTKLGNIKTLNLAGNQLETLSGLSKLYSLVNLDLSGNRLAQLDEIKYIGMLPCLEKLSLATNPMCIIPDYRTKVLAQFCDRASEVCLDGTVTTEKELDTVEVLKAIQKAKEAKDRMANAEKKK, encoded by the exons ATGGACTGTGCGGCGTTTACGGagcaaaacacagaaagaaGTGTTTGTATCGTTGGGTCGGAACTAGTGGAGAACTACACG GTTTACATAATTGAGGTGAAGGTTGGGGAACACCGGTGGACTGTAAAGCATCGCTACAGTGACTTCTATGAACTGCATGAAAAG CTCACTTCGGAGAAGAAGATTGATAAACATCTGCTGCCTCCTAAGAAGATAATTGGTAAAAATTCCAAAACTCTTGTGGAAAAGAGGCAGAAGGAGCTGGAGGTGTATCTGCAAACTTTGCTCAACCGATTCCCTGTGGCTGTACCAAAGGTTTTATCCATCTTTCTACACTTCCAGTTGTAT GAAATCAATGGCATCGCTGCTACCCTTGCAGAAGACCTGTACCACACAG GTGAGCAGTTGTTAGTTGCTGGTGAGGTTTTCCTCCTGAGGCCACTGCAGCTCTATGCCATCACCCAGCAGCTGAAGCTGGCCAAACCCAACTGCTCCAATGGAGATGCCAAGGCAGATCTTGGCCATATACTGGACTTTGCCTGCAGACTCAAATATCTCAAG ATCCCTGGGACGATAGGAGTTGTGGGTACCAGCAATATTGCGGAGCACAGTCTACCGTTTGACCTTTCCGTCTTTAAATCCGTGCTCCAGATTGAG ataaatGATTGCAGTTCAGGACAAATACGGGGACTTCCTGCATTGAAGCCCACTCTGGTTACACTCAGTATTCATCGTTCAGCTGCGTCCATGAAG GAAATTTTAGTTCCCGAAGCTGCCGAGTTTGCCAAGTGGGAACCTGAAGGCGTGGACATCGACTGTGCAGTGACTGCAATCATTCCAACCTGGAAGATACTGACCACCCTGGACATGAGCCACAATAACATCTACTGCATTGACGAGTCTGTG AAATTGATTCCTGCAGTCGAATTCCTTGATCTTGGACACAATTTCCTGTCATTGGTGGAAAATCTCCAG TATCTATACAATCTAGTGCACTTGGACCTGTCCTATAACAAGCTTACAGTCCTTGAAGGTGTTCACACTAAACTGGGCAACATCAAGACGCTGAATTTGGCGGGGAATCAGCTTGAAACCCTTTCTGGTCTCAGTAAACTTTATTCTCTTGTGAACCTGGACTTGAGCGGTAACAGATTAGCACAG TTGGATGAAATAAAGTACATTGGAATGTTGCCCTGTTTGGAAAAACTCTCCCTTGCCACCAACCCCATGTGCATCATTCCTGACTACAGAACTAAAGTTCTGGCACAGTTCTGCGACCGAGCATCAGAG GTTTGTTTAGACGGCACAGTAACCACTGAGAAGGAGTTGGACACTGTCGAAGTGCTGAAAGCCATTCAGAAAGCCAAAGAAGCGAAAGACAGAATGGCAAACGCTGAAAAAAAG AAATAG
- the nisch gene encoding nischarin isoform X4, translating to MDCAAFTEQNTERSVCIVGSELVENYTVYIIEVKVGEHRWTVKHRYSDFYELHEKLTSEKKIDKHLLPPKKIIGKNSKTLVEKRQKELEVYLQTLLNRFPVAVPKVLSIFLHFQLYEINGIAATLAEDLYHTGEQLLVAGEVFLLRPLQLYAITQQLKLAKPNCSNGDAKADLGHILDFACRLKYLKIPGTIGVVGTSNIAEHSLPFDLSVFKSVLQIEINDCSSGQIRGLPALKPTLVTLSIHRSAASMKEILVPEAAEFAKWEPEGVDIDCAVTAIIPTWKILTTLDMSHNNIYCIDESVKLIPAVEFLDLGHNFLSLVENLQYLYNLVHLDLSYNKLTVLEGVHTKLGNIKTLNLAGNQLETLSGLSKLYSLVNLDLSGNRLAQLDEIKYIGMLPCLEKLSLATNPMCIIPDYRTKVLAQFCDRASEVCLDGTVTTEKELDTVEVLKAIQKAKEAKDRMANAEKKISDVPRQTDAGLNPSSSSSVAAPQSSYSSSSSSSSSSPLHCASSSQASPRPMMDNLPSSFPQVIWHKWWRYAATRKCFNIKAPATAV from the exons ATGGACTGTGCGGCGTTTACGGagcaaaacacagaaagaaGTGTTTGTATCGTTGGGTCGGAACTAGTGGAGAACTACACG GTTTACATAATTGAGGTGAAGGTTGGGGAACACCGGTGGACTGTAAAGCATCGCTACAGTGACTTCTATGAACTGCATGAAAAG CTCACTTCGGAGAAGAAGATTGATAAACATCTGCTGCCTCCTAAGAAGATAATTGGTAAAAATTCCAAAACTCTTGTGGAAAAGAGGCAGAAGGAGCTGGAGGTGTATCTGCAAACTTTGCTCAACCGATTCCCTGTGGCTGTACCAAAGGTTTTATCCATCTTTCTACACTTCCAGTTGTAT GAAATCAATGGCATCGCTGCTACCCTTGCAGAAGACCTGTACCACACAG GTGAGCAGTTGTTAGTTGCTGGTGAGGTTTTCCTCCTGAGGCCACTGCAGCTCTATGCCATCACCCAGCAGCTGAAGCTGGCCAAACCCAACTGCTCCAATGGAGATGCCAAGGCAGATCTTGGCCATATACTGGACTTTGCCTGCAGACTCAAATATCTCAAG ATCCCTGGGACGATAGGAGTTGTGGGTACCAGCAATATTGCGGAGCACAGTCTACCGTTTGACCTTTCCGTCTTTAAATCCGTGCTCCAGATTGAG ataaatGATTGCAGTTCAGGACAAATACGGGGACTTCCTGCATTGAAGCCCACTCTGGTTACACTCAGTATTCATCGTTCAGCTGCGTCCATGAAG GAAATTTTAGTTCCCGAAGCTGCCGAGTTTGCCAAGTGGGAACCTGAAGGCGTGGACATCGACTGTGCAGTGACTGCAATCATTCCAACCTGGAAGATACTGACCACCCTGGACATGAGCCACAATAACATCTACTGCATTGACGAGTCTGTG AAATTGATTCCTGCAGTCGAATTCCTTGATCTTGGACACAATTTCCTGTCATTGGTGGAAAATCTCCAG TATCTATACAATCTAGTGCACTTGGACCTGTCCTATAACAAGCTTACAGTCCTTGAAGGTGTTCACACTAAACTGGGCAACATCAAGACGCTGAATTTGGCGGGGAATCAGCTTGAAACCCTTTCTGGTCTCAGTAAACTTTATTCTCTTGTGAACCTGGACTTGAGCGGTAACAGATTAGCACAG TTGGATGAAATAAAGTACATTGGAATGTTGCCCTGTTTGGAAAAACTCTCCCTTGCCACCAACCCCATGTGCATCATTCCTGACTACAGAACTAAAGTTCTGGCACAGTTCTGCGACCGAGCATCAGAG GTTTGTTTAGACGGCACAGTAACCACTGAGAAGGAGTTGGACACTGTCGAAGTGCTGAAAGCCATTCAGAAAGCCAAAGAAGCGAAAGACAGAATGGCAAACGCTGAAAAAAAG ATTAGTGATGTCCCCAGACAGACTGACGCAGGGCTGAATCCCTCATCGTCCAGCTCTGTCGCTGCACCACAGTCttcctattcttcttcttcttcttcttcttcttcttctccgcTCCACTGTGCCAGCTCCAGCCAAG catCTCCAAGACCTATGATGGATAATTTGCCATCCTCGTTTCCTCAGGTGATTTGGCATAAATGGTGGCGGTATGCTGCAACTCGAAAATGCTTTAACATAAAAGCCCCTGCAACAGCTGTTTGA
- the nisch gene encoding nischarin isoform X6, whose product MDCAAFTEQNTERSVCIVGSELVENYTVYIIEVKVGEHRWTVKHRYSDFYELHEKLTSEKKIDKHLLPPKKIIGKNSKTLVEKRQKELEVYLQTLLNRFPVAVPKVLSIFLHFQLYEINGIAATLAEDLYHTGEQLLVAGEVFLLRPLQLYAITQQLKLAKPNCSNGDAKADLGHILDFACRLKYLKIPGTIGVVGTSNIAEHSLPFDLSVFKSVLQIEINDCSSGQIRGLPALKPTLVTLSIHRSAASMKEILVPEAAEFAKWEPEGVDIDCAVTAIIPTWKILTTLDMSHNNIYCIDESVKLIPAVEFLDLGHNFLSLVENLQYLYNLVHLDLSYNKLTVLEGVHTKLGNIKTLNLAGNQLETLSGLSKLYSLVNLDLSGNRLAQLDEIKYIGMLPCLEKLSLATNPMCIIPDYRTKVLAQFCDRASEVCLDGTVTTEKELDTVEVLKAIQKAKEAKDRMANAEKKISDVPRQTDAGLNPSSSSSVAAPQSSYSSSSSSSSSSPLHCASSSQGNHHLQDL is encoded by the exons ATGGACTGTGCGGCGTTTACGGagcaaaacacagaaagaaGTGTTTGTATCGTTGGGTCGGAACTAGTGGAGAACTACACG GTTTACATAATTGAGGTGAAGGTTGGGGAACACCGGTGGACTGTAAAGCATCGCTACAGTGACTTCTATGAACTGCATGAAAAG CTCACTTCGGAGAAGAAGATTGATAAACATCTGCTGCCTCCTAAGAAGATAATTGGTAAAAATTCCAAAACTCTTGTGGAAAAGAGGCAGAAGGAGCTGGAGGTGTATCTGCAAACTTTGCTCAACCGATTCCCTGTGGCTGTACCAAAGGTTTTATCCATCTTTCTACACTTCCAGTTGTAT GAAATCAATGGCATCGCTGCTACCCTTGCAGAAGACCTGTACCACACAG GTGAGCAGTTGTTAGTTGCTGGTGAGGTTTTCCTCCTGAGGCCACTGCAGCTCTATGCCATCACCCAGCAGCTGAAGCTGGCCAAACCCAACTGCTCCAATGGAGATGCCAAGGCAGATCTTGGCCATATACTGGACTTTGCCTGCAGACTCAAATATCTCAAG ATCCCTGGGACGATAGGAGTTGTGGGTACCAGCAATATTGCGGAGCACAGTCTACCGTTTGACCTTTCCGTCTTTAAATCCGTGCTCCAGATTGAG ataaatGATTGCAGTTCAGGACAAATACGGGGACTTCCTGCATTGAAGCCCACTCTGGTTACACTCAGTATTCATCGTTCAGCTGCGTCCATGAAG GAAATTTTAGTTCCCGAAGCTGCCGAGTTTGCCAAGTGGGAACCTGAAGGCGTGGACATCGACTGTGCAGTGACTGCAATCATTCCAACCTGGAAGATACTGACCACCCTGGACATGAGCCACAATAACATCTACTGCATTGACGAGTCTGTG AAATTGATTCCTGCAGTCGAATTCCTTGATCTTGGACACAATTTCCTGTCATTGGTGGAAAATCTCCAG TATCTATACAATCTAGTGCACTTGGACCTGTCCTATAACAAGCTTACAGTCCTTGAAGGTGTTCACACTAAACTGGGCAACATCAAGACGCTGAATTTGGCGGGGAATCAGCTTGAAACCCTTTCTGGTCTCAGTAAACTTTATTCTCTTGTGAACCTGGACTTGAGCGGTAACAGATTAGCACAG TTGGATGAAATAAAGTACATTGGAATGTTGCCCTGTTTGGAAAAACTCTCCCTTGCCACCAACCCCATGTGCATCATTCCTGACTACAGAACTAAAGTTCTGGCACAGTTCTGCGACCGAGCATCAGAG GTTTGTTTAGACGGCACAGTAACCACTGAGAAGGAGTTGGACACTGTCGAAGTGCTGAAAGCCATTCAGAAAGCCAAAGAAGCGAAAGACAGAATGGCAAACGCTGAAAAAAAG ATTAGTGATGTCCCCAGACAGACTGACGCAGGGCTGAATCCCTCATCGTCCAGCTCTGTCGCTGCACCACAGTCttcctattcttcttcttcttcttcttcttcttcttctccgcTCCACTGTGCCAGCTCCAGCCAAGGTAATCAT catCTCCAAGACCTATGA
- the nisch gene encoding nischarin isoform X5: MDCAAFTEQNTERSVCIVGSELVENYTVYIIEVKVGEHRWTVKHRYSDFYELHEKLTSEKKIDKHLLPPKKIIGKNSKTLVEKRQKELEVYLQTLLNRFPVAVPKVLSIFLHFQLYEINGIAATLAEDLYHTGEQLLVAGEVFLLRPLQLYAITQQLKLAKPNCSNGDAKADLGHILDFACRLKYLKIPGTIGVVGTSNIAEHSLPFDLSVFKSVLQIEINDCSSGQIRGLPALKPTLVTLSIHRSAASMKEILVPEAAEFAKWEPEGVDIDCAVTAIIPTWKILTTLDMSHNNIYCIDESVKLIPAVEFLDLGHNFLSLVENLQYLYNLVHLDLSYNKLTVLEGVHTKLGNIKTLNLAGNQLETLSGLSKLYSLVNLDLSGNRLAQLDEIKYIGMLPCLEKLSLATNPMCIIPDYRTKVLAQFCDRASEVCLDGTVTTEKELDTVEVLKAIQKAKEAKDRMANAEKKISDVPRQTDAGLNPSSSSSVAAPQSSYSSSSSSSSSSPLHCASSSQASPRPMMDNLPSSFPQK, translated from the exons ATGGACTGTGCGGCGTTTACGGagcaaaacacagaaagaaGTGTTTGTATCGTTGGGTCGGAACTAGTGGAGAACTACACG GTTTACATAATTGAGGTGAAGGTTGGGGAACACCGGTGGACTGTAAAGCATCGCTACAGTGACTTCTATGAACTGCATGAAAAG CTCACTTCGGAGAAGAAGATTGATAAACATCTGCTGCCTCCTAAGAAGATAATTGGTAAAAATTCCAAAACTCTTGTGGAAAAGAGGCAGAAGGAGCTGGAGGTGTATCTGCAAACTTTGCTCAACCGATTCCCTGTGGCTGTACCAAAGGTTTTATCCATCTTTCTACACTTCCAGTTGTAT GAAATCAATGGCATCGCTGCTACCCTTGCAGAAGACCTGTACCACACAG GTGAGCAGTTGTTAGTTGCTGGTGAGGTTTTCCTCCTGAGGCCACTGCAGCTCTATGCCATCACCCAGCAGCTGAAGCTGGCCAAACCCAACTGCTCCAATGGAGATGCCAAGGCAGATCTTGGCCATATACTGGACTTTGCCTGCAGACTCAAATATCTCAAG ATCCCTGGGACGATAGGAGTTGTGGGTACCAGCAATATTGCGGAGCACAGTCTACCGTTTGACCTTTCCGTCTTTAAATCCGTGCTCCAGATTGAG ataaatGATTGCAGTTCAGGACAAATACGGGGACTTCCTGCATTGAAGCCCACTCTGGTTACACTCAGTATTCATCGTTCAGCTGCGTCCATGAAG GAAATTTTAGTTCCCGAAGCTGCCGAGTTTGCCAAGTGGGAACCTGAAGGCGTGGACATCGACTGTGCAGTGACTGCAATCATTCCAACCTGGAAGATACTGACCACCCTGGACATGAGCCACAATAACATCTACTGCATTGACGAGTCTGTG AAATTGATTCCTGCAGTCGAATTCCTTGATCTTGGACACAATTTCCTGTCATTGGTGGAAAATCTCCAG TATCTATACAATCTAGTGCACTTGGACCTGTCCTATAACAAGCTTACAGTCCTTGAAGGTGTTCACACTAAACTGGGCAACATCAAGACGCTGAATTTGGCGGGGAATCAGCTTGAAACCCTTTCTGGTCTCAGTAAACTTTATTCTCTTGTGAACCTGGACTTGAGCGGTAACAGATTAGCACAG TTGGATGAAATAAAGTACATTGGAATGTTGCCCTGTTTGGAAAAACTCTCCCTTGCCACCAACCCCATGTGCATCATTCCTGACTACAGAACTAAAGTTCTGGCACAGTTCTGCGACCGAGCATCAGAG GTTTGTTTAGACGGCACAGTAACCACTGAGAAGGAGTTGGACACTGTCGAAGTGCTGAAAGCCATTCAGAAAGCCAAAGAAGCGAAAGACAGAATGGCAAACGCTGAAAAAAAG ATTAGTGATGTCCCCAGACAGACTGACGCAGGGCTGAATCCCTCATCGTCCAGCTCTGTCGCTGCACCACAGTCttcctattcttcttcttcttcttcttcttcttcttctccgcTCCACTGTGCCAGCTCCAGCCAAG catCTCCAAGACCTATGATGGATAATTTGCCATCCTCGTTTCCTCAG AAATAG
- the nisch gene encoding nischarin isoform X7 gives MDCAAFTEQNTERSVCIVGSELVENYTVYIIEVKVGEHRWTVKHRYSDFYELHEKLTSEKKIDKHLLPPKKIIGKNSKTLVEKRQKELEVYLQTLLNRFPVAVPKVLSIFLHFQLYEINGIAATLAEDLYHTGEQLLVAGEVFLLRPLQLYAITQQLKLAKPNCSNGDAKADLGHILDFACRLKYLKIPGTIGVVGTSNIAEHSLPFDLSVFKSVLQIEINDCSSGQIRGLPALKPTLVTLSIHRSAASMKEILVPEAAEFAKWEPEGVDIDCAVTAIIPTWKILTTLDMSHNNIYCIDESVKLIPAVEFLDLGHNFLSLVENLQYLYNLVHLDLSYNKLTVLEGVHTKLGNIKTLNLAGNQLETLSGLSKLYSLVNLDLSGNRLAQLDEIKYIGMLPCLEKLSLATNPMCIIPDYRTKVLAQFCDRASEVCLDGTVTTEKELDTVEVLKAIQKAKEAKDRMANAEKKISDVPRQTDAGLNPSSSSSVAAPQSSYSSSSSSSSSSPLHCASSSQGNHK, from the exons ATGGACTGTGCGGCGTTTACGGagcaaaacacagaaagaaGTGTTTGTATCGTTGGGTCGGAACTAGTGGAGAACTACACG GTTTACATAATTGAGGTGAAGGTTGGGGAACACCGGTGGACTGTAAAGCATCGCTACAGTGACTTCTATGAACTGCATGAAAAG CTCACTTCGGAGAAGAAGATTGATAAACATCTGCTGCCTCCTAAGAAGATAATTGGTAAAAATTCCAAAACTCTTGTGGAAAAGAGGCAGAAGGAGCTGGAGGTGTATCTGCAAACTTTGCTCAACCGATTCCCTGTGGCTGTACCAAAGGTTTTATCCATCTTTCTACACTTCCAGTTGTAT GAAATCAATGGCATCGCTGCTACCCTTGCAGAAGACCTGTACCACACAG GTGAGCAGTTGTTAGTTGCTGGTGAGGTTTTCCTCCTGAGGCCACTGCAGCTCTATGCCATCACCCAGCAGCTGAAGCTGGCCAAACCCAACTGCTCCAATGGAGATGCCAAGGCAGATCTTGGCCATATACTGGACTTTGCCTGCAGACTCAAATATCTCAAG ATCCCTGGGACGATAGGAGTTGTGGGTACCAGCAATATTGCGGAGCACAGTCTACCGTTTGACCTTTCCGTCTTTAAATCCGTGCTCCAGATTGAG ataaatGATTGCAGTTCAGGACAAATACGGGGACTTCCTGCATTGAAGCCCACTCTGGTTACACTCAGTATTCATCGTTCAGCTGCGTCCATGAAG GAAATTTTAGTTCCCGAAGCTGCCGAGTTTGCCAAGTGGGAACCTGAAGGCGTGGACATCGACTGTGCAGTGACTGCAATCATTCCAACCTGGAAGATACTGACCACCCTGGACATGAGCCACAATAACATCTACTGCATTGACGAGTCTGTG AAATTGATTCCTGCAGTCGAATTCCTTGATCTTGGACACAATTTCCTGTCATTGGTGGAAAATCTCCAG TATCTATACAATCTAGTGCACTTGGACCTGTCCTATAACAAGCTTACAGTCCTTGAAGGTGTTCACACTAAACTGGGCAACATCAAGACGCTGAATTTGGCGGGGAATCAGCTTGAAACCCTTTCTGGTCTCAGTAAACTTTATTCTCTTGTGAACCTGGACTTGAGCGGTAACAGATTAGCACAG TTGGATGAAATAAAGTACATTGGAATGTTGCCCTGTTTGGAAAAACTCTCCCTTGCCACCAACCCCATGTGCATCATTCCTGACTACAGAACTAAAGTTCTGGCACAGTTCTGCGACCGAGCATCAGAG GTTTGTTTAGACGGCACAGTAACCACTGAGAAGGAGTTGGACACTGTCGAAGTGCTGAAAGCCATTCAGAAAGCCAAAGAAGCGAAAGACAGAATGGCAAACGCTGAAAAAAAG ATTAGTGATGTCCCCAGACAGACTGACGCAGGGCTGAATCCCTCATCGTCCAGCTCTGTCGCTGCACCACAGTCttcctattcttcttcttcttcttcttcttcttcttctccgcTCCACTGTGCCAGCTCCAGCCAAGGTAATCAT AAATAG